A single window of Hyla sarda isolate aHylSar1 chromosome 2, aHylSar1.hap1, whole genome shotgun sequence DNA harbors:
- the CCNA1 gene encoding cyclin-A1, which yields MRRNSTSNVFVGNAGMGGRDGYQKSSAFSKVEALVQSNLLMPPQQMQRTVLGVISENDQRRRSLSMGAITTKAASGMENVFPLAGKIFSASAANMAVPKPCFTIYVDEAEDKQDVELPSLEESEANVLKQKFHLLLDVSAASPMMMETSIQSQPEEEASETDPDAAAVAEYIDEIHRYLREAEIKHRPKPYYMRKQPDITSAMRTILVDWLAEVQEEYKLRNETLFLAINYLDRFLSCMSVLRGKLQLVGTASILLASKYEEIYPPDIDEFVYITDDTYTKKQLLRMEHLLLKVLAFDLTVPTINQFLLQYLYKHNGGTKVEHLAMYMAELTLLQEEPFLKYLPSITAAAAYGLANYTINKAFWPEKLQVFTGYSLSDLAPCLADLHRACLKAPGQAQQAIREKFKTPKYMQASLTTLPATLPL from the exons ATGCGTCGCAACAGTACATCAAACGTCTTTGTTGGAAATGCTGGTATGGGAGGCCGTGATGGCTACCAGAAAAGTTCTGCCTTTTCAAAAGTTGAGGCTCTGGTTCAGTCCAATCTACTCATGCCACCACAGCAGATGCAAAGAACAGTACTTGGAGTCATCAGTGAAAACGATcagcgccggaggtcacttagcATG GGTGCTATCACAACAAAAGCTGCATCTGGCATGGAGAATGTGTTTCCTCTTGCTGGCAAGATCTTCTCCGCTAGCGCAGCTAATATGGCTGTCCCCAAGCCCTGCTTTACTATATATGTGGATGAAGCAGAAGATAAACAAGACGTAGAACTTCCAAGTCTGGAAGAATCTGAGGCCAATGTATTGAAGCAGAAGTTCCACCTACTACTTGATGTCAGTGCAG CATCCCCAATGATGATGGAAACTTCTATACAAAGTCAACCTGAAGAGGAAGCTTCTGAAACGGACCCAGATGCTGCTGCAGTGGCAGAATACATTGATGAGATTCATCGCTATCTGCGTGAGGCTGAA ATTAAACACAGACCAAAGCCATACTACATGAGAAAGCAACCTGACATCACTTCAGCTATGAGGACCATATTGGTGGATTGGCTTGCTGAAGTACAAGAAGAGTACAAGCTTCGTAATGAAACGCTGTTTCTTGCAATCAACTACTTGGACCGATTCCTGTCTTGTATGTCTGTACTCAGGGGGAAGCTGCAGCTTGTTGGAACTGCATCTATTCTCCTGGCATC CAAATACGAAGAGATCTATCCACCAGATATAGATGAGTTTGTGTATATTACTGATGATACCTATACAAAGAAACAGCTCCTGCGCATGGAACACCTGCTGCTTAAGGTGTTGGCCTTTGATCTGACTGTCCCTACAATCAACCAGTTCCTTCTGCAGTATCTCTACAAGCATAATGGTGGCACAAAGGTTGAACACCTTGCAATG tACATGGCAGAGCTTACACTACTTCAGGAGGAGCCTTTCTTGAAGTATCTTCCTTCAATAACTGCAGCTGCTGCCTATGGTCTTGCCAACTACACAATAAACAAAGCTTTCTGG CCTGAAAAGCTCCAAGTCTTCACTGGCTACAGTTTAAGTGACTTGGCACCTTGTCTAGCTGACTTGCACAGAGCCTGCCTGAAAGCACCCGGTCAAGCACAACAAGCCATTAGAGAGAAATTTAAGACTCCCAA GTATATGCAGGCTTCCCTCACGACCCTTCCTGCTACTCTTCCTCTATGA